GTTTGTAGCCGGCGCCGATATTGCCGAGCTGCGCGCGCTGGCCGGCGCCGATGCGGCCCGCCGGCTGGCCGAGCACGGCCATCAGATTGGGCTGTACATCGCCCAGATGCGCACGATTGTGATCGCGGCGGTCAACGGCTTCGCGCTTGGCGGCGGCTGCGAGCTGGCCATGAGCTGCGATATCCGCCTGGCGGCCGACACCGCCAGGTTTGGCCAGCCCGAGATCAACCTGGGCATCATCCCCGGCTGGGGCGGCACCCAGCGGCTCACACGCCTGGCCGGCCCTGGCATGTCGAAGCTGCTGAACCTGACTGGCGAGCTGATCGACGCCGAGCAGGCCCTGCGCATCGGCCTGGTCGAGCGGGTCTACCCCGCCGCCGAGCTGGCCGGCGCGGCCCGCACGCTGGCCTACCAGATCGCCGGCAAGGCCCCGCTGGCGGCCGCGGCGATCAAGCAGGCGATCAATCGCGGCCACGATATGGCCCTGGCCGATGCCTGTATGTACGAGGCCGCGCTGTTCGGCGCGGTGCTGCAAACCGAAGATGCCAAAGAGGGTACCGGTGCGTTCCTTGAGAAGCGTACGCCCACCTGGCAGGGCCGCTAGAACGCTGGGGCGGCCCTGCTGCCGCTATTCATGCCAATCACATCGGTGTGTTGTATGCGCTCTGTGGCAACACTCTGGCAATCCGCTATCAGCGATGTTCATGTGTCCGCTGCCGAGGGCTCGCCATGCCTGCCCAGCCGAGCCGGGCCATCTTCGAACATCGCTCACAGTCTGACAATCCAATCAAGCTGGCATCGACACGCGCATGCGACGAGTATACAGGCGCTTTGATCTGGTAGGTAGCTAGTCGGGAGGTAAGGCCGGCCCTGCGGCCGCGCCAGACCGCCCCACTCGCACTGCTTCGAAAGCCCCTGACGCACTGCTCGCCACCGAACTGTGAAAGGATGAAGATATTGATGAATGGGGTTCGTGCGGATGCGCCGCCGGTCAATGATCGCCGCGAGATCTTCGGCTGGGTGATGTACGATTGGGCCAACTCAGCCTTCAGTACCACAGTCGTGGCGGCACTGTTCGGCCCGTACCTGACCGCTCTGGCGCAGAGTGCCGTTGGCGAGAACGGCATCGTGATGAGCCTCGGCCCGCTCGGCGTAGTTACGGCCAAGTCGCTGTTTCCATACGCCACATCGCTGTCGGTGTTTCTGCAGATCTTTCTGCTGCCGACGCTCGGCGCAATCGCCGATTACTCGCACCTGAAAAAGCGGCTCATGGCAATCTTCTGCTATATCGGCGCGCTATCGACCACGCTGCTGTGCCTGGTCTCTGGCAACCTGTACATGCTCGGCGCGTTGCTGTTTGTGCTGGCGAATCTGAGCTTCGGCGCGTCGATCGTGCTGTACAACGCCTTTCTGCCCGATATCTGTAGCGAAGATCAGACCGATAAGGTCTCGAGCCGTGGCTTCGCGCTGGGCTACCTTGGCGGCGGGCTGCTGCTGGCGGCCAACCTGGCGCTGGTGGTCAGCGCCCCGCGCCTGGGCATAAGCACAACCACGGCCGTGCGGATCTCGCTGGGCTCGGCCGGGTTGTGGTGGGCGCTGTTCTCGATCTTCACCTTCACCCGGCTGCGCTCACGTGGCGCGGCCCGGCGCCTGCCGCCCGGCCAGAACTACGCGACGATCGGCTTTACCCAGCTGGGCGCCACCTTTCGCGAGCTGTTTCGGCTGCCGCAGACGGTTAAATACCTGGTCGGCTACCTGTTCTACAACGACGGCATCCAGACGGTGATCAGCCTGGCGTCGGTGTTTCTGGCCCAGGAGCTATTCGTGGCCAAGGGGCTTTCGAACGATGCGGCCCAATCGTTTCTGCTCGGCGTGGTGCTGATGGTGCAGTTTGTGGCGTTCGTGGGCGCGCTGCTGTTCGAGCGTATCTCGGCGGCGGTAGGCACCAAGCGCGCGATCATCCTCTCGCTGGTGATCTGGGCCGGCGTGGTGATCTATGCGTATGGCTTCTTGCAAACCACCACCCAGGCCTGGGCCATGAGCGCGGTGATTGCAATCGTGCTAGGCGGCTCGCAGGCGCTCTCGCGCTCGCTGTTCTCGCGTATGATCCCGCCCGGCCGCGAGGCCTCGTTCTTCGGGATCTACGAGATCTCCGAGCGCGGCACCTCGTGGATCGGGCCGCTGATCTTTGGCATGGTCGTCGGTGCCACAAATTCATACCGCCAGGCTATCCTCTCGCTGATCGCCCTGTTCGTGGTTGGCCTGGTTGTGCTGATATCGACGAATACCGATCAGGCGATCCACGACGCCGGCCACATGCTGCCGGAAGAGGTGTCTTCGTAGCGCTGGGCTTGGCCGGTTCTAACCAGGCGATCGTCGATGGTTTTTTTGCGCCCGCCGCTGGGGTGCGTGGGCAGTCTGCCCCCCCGGCTGCTGTAGGCAATAGAGGAGCGAGTATTATGGACTTCACCGCGAACTACGACATGTTTCTGAGCGATGAGCACGAGCTGCTGCGCAAGGCCGTGCGCGATTTCGCCGAGAAGGAGGTGGCGCCGCATATTCGCGAGTGGGATCGCAGCGGCGCGCAGGCCGAAGGCCCCGAGTCGCGCGCGCACATCCGCCCGCTGCTGCAGCGGCTGGGCCAGCTCGGCTTTCTGGGCATCTGCATCCCGGCTAAATATGGCGGCGCGGGCATGGACTACCTGGCGCTGGCGGTGGTGTGCGAAGAGCTCGAGCGCGTCGACAGCGCCTTGCGCGTGGTGTTGAGCGTTCACACCGGCCTCAACTCGCTCTCGCTGCTGCAGTGGGGCAGCGAGGCCCAGAAGCAGCGGTATCTGCTGCCGCAGGCGCAGGGCCACAAGTTCGCCGGCTACTGCCTGACCGAGCCGAACAGCGGTACCGACGCCGGCGCGATGCTGGCGACCGCCCGCCGCGACGGCGATGCGTATGTGCTCAACGGCGAAAAGACCTGGATCAGCCTGGCCGATCTGGCCGACCACTTCCTGGTATTCGCCAAGACCGACCCCTCCAAGGGTAATCGCGGCATCTCGTGCTTCATCGTCGAGCGTGCGTTTGCGGGGGTCAGCAGCCACCCCATCCACGGCAAGCTCGGCGTGCGGGCCGGCAACACCGGCTCAGTCGTGCTGCAGGATGTGCGTGTGCCGCTCGAGAACCGGCTGGGTGAAGAGGGCGAGGGCTTCAAGATCGCCATGGCCGCGCTCGACAACGGCCGCTATACCGTGGCCGCCGGCGCCACCGGCTTGATCCAGGCCAGCCTCGAAGCCAGCCTTACCTACGCGGCCGAGCGCCAGACCTTCGGCGTGCCGATCGCCGAGCACCAGCTGGTTCGGCGCATGATCAGCCATATGCTGCGCAAGCTCGATACCAGCCGCCTGCTGGTGTATCGCGCTGGCTGGATGAAGAACCAGGGCCGCCGCAACACGCGCGAGACCACCCTGGCCAAGTGGCATGCCACGGTCAGCAGCTTCGAGGCTGCCGACGATGCCATCCAGATCCACGGCGCGTATGGCTACTCCGACGAATACCCGGTCGAGCGCTATTTGCGCAACGCCCGCGGCGCGATTATCTACGAGGGCACGCGCGAGCTGCAAGAGCTGCTCCAGGCCGACTTCGCACTTGGTACGCGCGAGAACAGGCCGCTGCGCCGCGAGCTGCCGGCCTACGATCCGGCCGAGTGGGAGTAGCACGGTTGCCGATAATAACGCCGTAGTTACCGGATCTTCATTGTAGATCGTACTGGCTTCTGTTATAATGCACTGCGTCATACCCATTCACCCGATAGGAGCGTGAAATGCATATTGTCGTCTGTATGAAGCAGGTCCCGCGTGACAACTCGGTCAAGATCAACGCCGATCTGAGCATCAATGCCGAGGGAATCGAGCAGATCATGAATCTGTTCGACGAATATGCCGTCGAGGAGGCGCTGCGCTGGAACGAGAAGTTGGGCGGCAAGGTGACAGTTCTGTCGCTTGGCCCCGATGAGTGGAAAGATCAGATCCGTCGCTCGCTCGCAATGGGTGCCACCGACGCACTGTTGTTGAGCGATCCGTCGTTCGCCAAGCTCGACGTGCTGGGCGCCGCCCGTGTTGTGGCTGCCGCGATCAAGAAGCTTGGCGATGTCGACCTGGTGCTCGGTGGCCGCAATTCGACCGACGACGAGAGCGGGGCGTTTGCGCCTGCGCTGGCACGCATGCTTGGCTGGCCGCAGCTCACCTATGTCGGCAAGTTCGTCGATGTCAGCGGCGCGCAGATTGTGGTCGAGCGGCATCTCGAAGAGCAGATCGAGACGGTCGAGGCCAGCCTGCCGGCAGTCGCAACGGTGCTCAAAGATATTAACGAGCCGCGCTACCCGTCGCTGCTGCGCATCAAGAAGGTTGCCAAGGTCGATATTCCCGTATGGAACGCCGCCGACCTGGGTGTCAGTGCCGATGGCATCGCCGCCACAATCGCTGCGCGCGTTCCACCGCCGCCCCGCCCCAAGGGCGAGGTGATCGACGGCGCCGACGCGGCTGAGAAGGTTCGCAAGCTGGTCAATAAGCTCATGGAGAGCCAGGTGCTCTAGCGTTTGCATAGGGCATGGTGCAATGCTGCCAGGCTTTCAATGCGATAACCTGCAACCCGGCCAACCTGCAACCTGCAACCTGTAACCTGTAACGTATAAACGGAGACGATAGATGTCGAACGAAATCTGGGTGCTGATCGAGAAGGCTCGTAGCGCCGACAATATCGCGGCGATCTCGCGCGAGCTGCTTGGCAAGGGCCGCCAGCTGGCGGATGCAAGCGGTGCAAAGCTTGGCGCACTGGTGTTTGGGGCGGGCGTCGCCGCGCTGGCCGAGCGCGCGTTTGCCTATGGCGCCGACAAGGCCTATGTCGTCGATGACCCGGCGCTGGCGCAATATACTACCGATGGCTTTGTGGGCGCGGCGGCCGCGCTGGCCCACACCTATCAGCCACAGCTGGTGCTGACCGGCGCGACCTTCCAGATGCGTGATTTCAGCGCTGCCCTGGCCGCCGAGCTGGGTGTGGGCCTGGCCGCCGACGCAACGAATGTGCTGATCGAGGGCGATCAGATCAGCGCGGTGCGCTCGTCGCACGGCGGCAATGTGCTTAATACGCTGGTGTTTGGCGCGGCCCGCCCGGCGGTTGTGTCGGTGCGCAAGCAGAGCTTCGCCGAGGCGCCCGAGCAGCCCGGCCGTGGCGGCGAGCTGGTAAACGAGCCGCTGCCCAGCATCACGATCCGCACCAAGGTTACCAGCGTGGCCCCCAAGCAGGGCGCCGTGAACCTGGCCGACGCGGCTGTGATCGTGTCGGGCGGGCGCGGCCTGGCTAGCCCCGAGAACTACTTCAAGCTCATCCCGGCGTTGGCCGAGGCGGTCGGCGGGGCCTACGGTGCGTCGCGCGCGGTCGTCGACGCCGGCTGGGTGCCTTACGAGCATCAGGTCGGCCAGACCGGCAAGACCGTCAGCCCGAAGCTGTATGTGGCCTGCGGCATCTCGGGGGCCATCCAGCACCTGGCCGGCATGCGCACCTCGCGCACGATCGTGGCGATCAATAAGGATCCCGACGCGCCGATCTTCCGCGTCGCCAGCTATGGCATCGTGGGTGATGTGAACGAGGTTCTACCGCTGCTGACGAGCGAGATCAAGCAGCGCGCCGGCCATTAGTCGGCCTGGCTAGTCGGTAGCCGGCAGTACGCGGGGTTCCGCCGGCTGCCGGCTGCTGAACCATGCTGCCTCAAGCATTGGTACCGAGCGCTTGCAGGCGCGCCAACCGCTCTGGCTCACTCTCGGCCAGCCACGGGTCTTGCGCAAGTTCGGTGTAGGCGCGGGCAAAGTAAGGCCGGGCCGCCTCGGCCTGGCCGAGTGCCAGCAGATTCTCGCCCAGCTCTTCGTACACATACCCGTCCGACGCGCCGCGCGCGTCCAGGGTGTGTTGTAGCGCCTGCTGGGCGGCCAGTGCCTCGGTGTGCCGCCCAAGCGCGCGCAGCCCACGCGCCACGCACCAGCGCGCTATGTGGATCGCCTGGGCATCGCCGGCAGCTGTGCGCGCATCCAGTGCTCGCTCGAACATCGCCAGCGCCTGCTCGTGCTGCCCAAGCGCGTGATACGACCAGCCTATGTTGTTGTAGAGCGAGCCAAGCCACCCCCGCGCGCGTGGCTGGGCGCTCTGCTCGGCCAGTGCCAGCGCCCGCTGCTCCCACGCAAGCTTCTGCTCGGGTGGCGCGACAATCGCCAGCATATGCGCGGCGTCAACCGCGTAGCCATCCTCGTACAGGGCCTGCGCAAGCTCCCAGGCCTCGGAAAACAGCACGTGCGCCTGGGGTAGCTGCTGCGCCGAGTTGAACACGCGGCCGCGCTCGAGCAGGTAGCGCACGCCGGCCCGGCTGGGCCTGGCGCCGATCAGCGCAGCTGCCCGATCGAGGGTGGTGTGCGCGGCGTCGAACTTGTGCTGTAGCCCTTCGGCGCGCGCGATCTGGCTTAGTAGCTCGGCCAGGTATCCGTGATCGCCGCTGCGCTCGGCTACCGGCAGCAGCGCGCGAAACTGCTGCTCGCTCTCGGCCGGCTGGTCGTAATTCCACAGCGCATCGAAATCGGTTGGCCAGGTGCTCGGATCCGACATAGCTTGCTCTCCTGTGGTATGATCAGCACACCCATGCTGTGATTGTACCACCCGATCGATCACCGTGCTCAGGGCGCAGGTACAATTGTGCGCTGGCGCGCTGCGTACCGCTACATCCATGAATAGGGCAGACAATGACGTCGATCGAGGTTCAATTGACCGCGCCGCCGCTCGGTAGTGCTGCGATCACCGTGCTGCACTGGCTCAAGCACCCAGGCGATCCGATCGCGCTGGGCGAGCCGCTGCTGATTGTGCTGAACGACCAGGCCGAGTTCGTGCTGCCGGCGCCTGCCGCTGGTGTGCTCGCGCATTTGCTGGTGCCTGCGGGCACGATGGCACAGCCCGGCACGCCGCTCTCCACGATTACGCTCGATCGGCCGCCGGCGCTCCACGCGCCAACCCATCCTGCCGCGCCACGTGCGACCCCGCTCGCGCAGCGGGTCGCGCGCGACCTTGGGGTTGATCTGGCGGGCCTGGCTGGCAGTGGGCCGGCCGGCCGCGTGACCAGGGCCGACGTGCTGGCCGCCGCGCGCCCACCTGCCGCTGCGCCGCTCACCCCTGCACCTGGTGCGCATGCCCCGGCGCATGGTGCATTCCAGGCCGGCCCCGATACCTACGTGCTGACGGCACGCGAAGCCGACATGAGTCGCGTCGAGCAGCTGTGCCGGCAGCGCGCGGGCGACTATGCGCGGCGCGGCATGGCGCTCGATCAATCAATCTGCGTCGCGCGGGCGGCTGTCGCCACACTGATGCACTACCCGCTGCTGAATGGCTGGTGGGATCACGATCGGGTCATCCTCGCGCGGCAGGTGACGCTGATCTACCATACTGCCGGGGGTGCCCAGCTGATCACTGGCGCGCAGGATCTCAGCTTGCGTGGGCTGGTGCGGTCCTGCGCGCGCGCGGGTGGTACGGCGCACGCGGCGGCTACATTCGCGATCACGTGCGCCGGCGCGTGGCTGGCCCAGCCGGCACCGCATGGCGCTGCGTGGCTGGCCCTGGGCAGCGTGCAGCCGCGCGCAGTCGTGCGGCCCGAAGCTGGCGCCGAGCGGGTGGTGATGCGGCCGCTGCTGCTGCTCGCGCTATCCTACGACGCGCGCATGATCGACCAGGCCTATGCCGATGCGTTTCTGCGCGATCTAGCCGGGCGTGTCGAGCAGTTCTCCGAGGCATTGTGAGCTGCGTCCAGGCGGCCGTGGGCAGTGGGCAGTGGACAGTGGG
The sequence above is drawn from the Candidatus Kouleothrix ribensis genome and encodes:
- a CDS encoding enoyl-CoA hydratase/isomerase family protein — its product is MSYENILYECDGALATITVNRPKVLNALSQATIAELGAALRAAEADETVRVVIITGAGTKAFVAGADIAELRALAGADAARRLAEHGHQIGLYIAQMRTIVIAAVNGFALGGGCELAMSCDIRLAADTARFGQPEINLGIIPGWGGTQRLTRLAGPGMSKLLNLTGELIDAEQALRIGLVERVYPAAELAGAARTLAYQIAGKAPLAAAAIKQAINRGHDMALADACMYEAALFGAVLQTEDAKEGTGAFLEKRTPTWQGR
- a CDS encoding electron transfer flavoprotein subunit alpha/FixB family protein, yielding MSNEIWVLIEKARSADNIAAISRELLGKGRQLADASGAKLGALVFGAGVAALAERAFAYGADKAYVVDDPALAQYTTDGFVGAAAALAHTYQPQLVLTGATFQMRDFSAALAAELGVGLAADATNVLIEGDQISAVRSSHGGNVLNTLVFGAARPAVVSVRKQSFAEAPEQPGRGGELVNEPLPSITIRTKVTSVAPKQGAVNLADAAVIVSGGRGLASPENYFKLIPALAEAVGGAYGASRAVVDAGWVPYEHQVGQTGKTVSPKLYVACGISGAIQHLAGMRTSRTIVAINKDPDAPIFRVASYGIVGDVNEVLPLLTSEIKQRAGH
- a CDS encoding tetratricopeptide repeat protein, with translation MSDPSTWPTDFDALWNYDQPAESEQQFRALLPVAERSGDHGYLAELLSQIARAEGLQHKFDAAHTTLDRAAALIGARPSRAGVRYLLERGRVFNSAQQLPQAHVLFSEAWELAQALYEDGYAVDAAHMLAIVAPPEQKLAWEQRALALAEQSAQPRARGWLGSLYNNIGWSYHALGQHEQALAMFERALDARTAAGDAQAIHIARWCVARGLRALGRHTEALAAQQALQHTLDARGASDGYVYEELGENLLALGQAEAARPYFARAYTELAQDPWLAESEPERLARLQALGTNA
- a CDS encoding MFS transporter, coding for MNGVRADAPPVNDRREIFGWVMYDWANSAFSTTVVAALFGPYLTALAQSAVGENGIVMSLGPLGVVTAKSLFPYATSLSVFLQIFLLPTLGAIADYSHLKKRLMAIFCYIGALSTTLLCLVSGNLYMLGALLFVLANLSFGASIVLYNAFLPDICSEDQTDKVSSRGFALGYLGGGLLLAANLALVVSAPRLGISTTTAVRISLGSAGLWWALFSIFTFTRLRSRGAARRLPPGQNYATIGFTQLGATFRELFRLPQTVKYLVGYLFYNDGIQTVISLASVFLAQELFVAKGLSNDAAQSFLLGVVLMVQFVAFVGALLFERISAAVGTKRAIILSLVIWAGVVIYAYGFLQTTTQAWAMSAVIAIVLGGSQALSRSLFSRMIPPGREASFFGIYEISERGTSWIGPLIFGMVVGATNSYRQAILSLIALFVVGLVVLISTNTDQAIHDAGHMLPEEVSS
- a CDS encoding E3 binding domain-containing protein; the encoded protein is MTSIEVQLTAPPLGSAAITVLHWLKHPGDPIALGEPLLIVLNDQAEFVLPAPAAGVLAHLLVPAGTMAQPGTPLSTITLDRPPALHAPTHPAAPRATPLAQRVARDLGVDLAGLAGSGPAGRVTRADVLAAARPPAAAPLTPAPGAHAPAHGAFQAGPDTYVLTAREADMSRVEQLCRQRAGDYARRGMALDQSICVARAAVATLMHYPLLNGWWDHDRVILARQVTLIYHTAGGAQLITGAQDLSLRGLVRSCARAGGTAHAAATFAITCAGAWLAQPAPHGAAWLALGSVQPRAVVRPEAGAERVVMRPLLLLALSYDARMIDQAYADAFLRDLAGRVEQFSEAL
- a CDS encoding electron transfer flavoprotein subunit beta/FixA family protein, which translates into the protein MHIVVCMKQVPRDNSVKINADLSINAEGIEQIMNLFDEYAVEEALRWNEKLGGKVTVLSLGPDEWKDQIRRSLAMGATDALLLSDPSFAKLDVLGAARVVAAAIKKLGDVDLVLGGRNSTDDESGAFAPALARMLGWPQLTYVGKFVDVSGAQIVVERHLEEQIETVEASLPAVATVLKDINEPRYPSLLRIKKVAKVDIPVWNAADLGVSADGIAATIAARVPPPPRPKGEVIDGADAAEKVRKLVNKLMESQVL
- a CDS encoding acyl-CoA dehydrogenase family protein translates to MDFTANYDMFLSDEHELLRKAVRDFAEKEVAPHIREWDRSGAQAEGPESRAHIRPLLQRLGQLGFLGICIPAKYGGAGMDYLALAVVCEELERVDSALRVVLSVHTGLNSLSLLQWGSEAQKQRYLLPQAQGHKFAGYCLTEPNSGTDAGAMLATARRDGDAYVLNGEKTWISLADLADHFLVFAKTDPSKGNRGISCFIVERAFAGVSSHPIHGKLGVRAGNTGSVVLQDVRVPLENRLGEEGEGFKIAMAALDNGRYTVAAGATGLIQASLEASLTYAAERQTFGVPIAEHQLVRRMISHMLRKLDTSRLLVYRAGWMKNQGRRNTRETTLAKWHATVSSFEAADDAIQIHGAYGYSDEYPVERYLRNARGAIIYEGTRELQELLQADFALGTRENRPLRRELPAYDPAEWE